A genomic window from Inediibacterium massiliense includes:
- a CDS encoding GNAT family N-acetyltransferase: MSRINYKCKLLQWDTDYFGVSSARVNLSGIVDEKGQEEIIEFCIDYDFVTIFNLDNVKENNQWIGNRTNAFLTDMNIQFLKVLAGKPDYQDEKTYVVNNLSRNEQVVEIARDSFQYSRFFNDPKLPEIQAKNIYLYWTECAFGQENKYFVICKRDESVAGYILFSINEDNSVIELIAVDEKYQGQRIGKSMIQTMESFVIDQGINKIKVGTQVNNISAAQFYSKMGFTYVSCGSVYHLWRR, from the coding sequence ATGTCTAGAATAAATTATAAGTGCAAACTACTACAGTGGGATACTGACTACTTCGGAGTCAGTTCTGCTAGAGTGAATCTCAGTGGTATTGTAGATGAAAAAGGGCAAGAAGAAATCATTGAGTTTTGTATAGACTATGACTTTGTTACAATTTTCAATCTCGATAATGTAAAAGAGAATAACCAATGGATTGGCAATAGAACAAATGCTTTTCTAACAGATATGAATATTCAGTTCTTAAAAGTTTTAGCTGGTAAGCCAGATTATCAAGATGAGAAAACTTATGTGGTGAATAACTTATCTAGAAATGAACAGGTAGTAGAAATAGCAAGAGATTCATTTCAGTATTCAAGGTTTTTCAATGATCCAAAGCTACCAGAGATACAGGCTAAGAATATTTATCTTTATTGGACAGAATGCGCTTTTGGGCAAGAGAACAAGTACTTTGTAATTTGTAAGAGAGACGAAAGTGTAGCAGGTTATATTTTATTTTCAATCAATGAAGATAATAGCGTAATAGAACTTATTGCTGTTGATGAGAAGTACCAAGGACAGAGAATTGGAAAGTCAATGATTCAAACAATGGAGTCATTTGTTATAGATCAAGGGATTAATAAAATAAAAGTTGGAACGCAAGTGAATAACATATCAGCAGCTCAGTTTTATTCAAAGATGGGCTTTACATACGTGAGTTGTGGGAGTGTGTATCATTTGTGGAGAAGATGA
- a CDS encoding DegT/DnrJ/EryC1/StrS family aminotransferase, whose protein sequence is MKKVRNIQFSPPDITKKEIDEVVDTLRSGWITTGPKTKLFENKIAEYCNTSKSVCLNSATACMEMTLRLLGVGEGDEVITSAYTYTASASVIDHVGAKIVLVDSGKDSFHINYEAIADAITEKTKAIIPVDIAGVMCDYGKVFEAVNKKKYLFKPSNKLQKAIGRVVVLADAAHSFGSIYKGKMSGEVADFTSFSFHAVKNLTTAEGGAVTWKDIDGVDNEELYKQFMLLTLHGQSKDALAKTKLGAWEYDIIAPNFKCNMTDIMASLGIVQLKRYTEILRRRKEIIKMYDRLISNLEVTSLKHYGDDFSSCGHLYLLRMNGQDEVFRNKVIEKMAKKGIATNVHYKPLPMHTAYKNLGFEMKDYPNAFDMYENEITLPLHTLLTNEDIEYVVESLKQSIDEFK, encoded by the coding sequence ATGAAGAAAGTAAGAAATATTCAATTTTCACCACCAGATATAACCAAAAAAGAAATTGATGAAGTGGTAGATACATTAAGGTCTGGTTGGATTACAACAGGACCTAAGACGAAATTGTTTGAAAATAAAATAGCAGAGTACTGTAATACATCTAAATCAGTTTGTCTTAATTCAGCAACAGCTTGTATGGAAATGACATTAAGGCTTTTAGGAGTTGGTGAAGGGGATGAAGTTATAACTTCTGCGTATACGTATACTGCATCAGCAAGTGTTATTGATCATGTTGGTGCAAAGATAGTTTTAGTAGACTCTGGTAAAGATTCATTTCATATAAACTATGAAGCTATTGCAGATGCCATTACAGAGAAAACAAAAGCTATTATACCAGTAGATATTGCAGGTGTAATGTGTGATTATGGCAAGGTATTTGAAGCAGTAAATAAGAAAAAATACTTATTTAAACCATCAAACAAGCTTCAGAAAGCTATTGGGAGAGTTGTCGTCTTAGCTGATGCAGCTCACTCATTTGGTTCTATTTATAAAGGAAAAATGAGTGGTGAAGTAGCTGATTTTACAAGCTTTTCATTTCATGCAGTAAAAAATTTAACTACTGCTGAAGGGGGAGCGGTTACTTGGAAGGATATTGATGGAGTAGATAATGAAGAACTTTATAAACAGTTTATGCTTTTGACGCTTCATGGACAATCAAAGGATGCTCTTGCAAAAACAAAATTAGGGGCATGGGAGTATGATATTATTGCTCCAAATTTTAAATGTAATATGACAGATATTATGGCTTCTTTAGGGATTGTTCAATTAAAGAGATATACTGAGATTCTTAGAAGAAGAAAAGAAATTATTAAAATGTATGATAGATTGATTTCCAATTTAGAGGTGACAAGTCTAAAGCATTATGGAGATGACTTTTCTTCTTGTGGGCATTTGTATCTTTTAAGAATGAATGGACAAGACGAAGTTTTTAGAAATAAAGTTATTGAGAAAATGGCTAAGAAGGGTATTGCCACAAATGTTCATTATAAGCCACTTCCAATGCATACAGCTTATAAGAATTTAGGATTTGAAATGAAAGATTATCCAAATGCATTTGATATGTATGAAAATGAGATTACATTGCCACTGCATACGTTGTTAACTAATGAGGATATTGAGTATGTGGTGGAGAGTTTGAAACAATCAATAGATGAGTTTAAGTAA
- a CDS encoding sugar transferase: MYRNFFKRIFDLVLAIIAIPFWLIILLVVGPMIYFQDKGAIFYNASRLGKDGKVFKMYKFRSMKMNAPDIRNEDGSTFNSEEDPRLTKIGRFIRKTSLDETPQLFNIIKGDMSIIGPRPDLPEHMELYEGNEARKLEIRPGVTGYNQAYFRNTIPWKERINNDIYYIDHLTMWMDIKVFFKTAVSVLKREDVFVEQKSENKNGEKANV, from the coding sequence GTGTATCGCAATTTTTTTAAGAGAATATTCGATTTAGTACTAGCAATTATAGCAATTCCATTTTGGCTAATTATACTTCTAGTCGTTGGCCCCATGATTTATTTTCAGGATAAAGGAGCAATCTTTTATAATGCCTCTCGCTTAGGTAAGGATGGCAAAGTATTTAAAATGTATAAGTTTAGGTCAATGAAGATGAATGCACCTGACATTAGAAATGAAGATGGATCAACCTTCAATTCTGAGGAAGATCCAAGGCTTACAAAGATAGGTAGGTTTATAAGGAAGACAAGCCTTGATGAGACACCACAACTTTTCAATATTATAAAAGGTGACATGAGTATCATTGGTCCTAGACCGGATCTTCCGGAGCACATGGAGCTTTATGAAGGAAACGAAGCTAGAAAACTTGAGATTAGACCAGGTGTAACGGGCTATAACCAAGCGTACTTTAGAAACACAATCCCCTGGAAAGAGAGAATAAACAATGATATTTACTATATTGATCACCTGACAATGTGGATGGATATCAAGGTGTTCTTTAAGACAGCTGTATCAGTTCTTAAAAGGGAAGATGTGTTTGTTGAGCAAAAATCAGAAAATAAGAATGGTGAGAAAGCTAATGTCTAG
- a CDS encoding glycosyltransferase family 4 protein → MKKILFICTEGFDTPGPSNHLISTLIEDLLENGFQITLIQSRRQRINDDLPDSLKGKSNLEVITIDRRIISKSSFVKRYFEETIYHFKAFKNWKKIKDVDAVFIQSCPTVLFSIVLAKVFTRYPILYSIQDMWPGSAVNSGVLRNKLISNCFYGLQKFAYKYSDVLTVISEDMKMKVVEQGVNEDKIYPIVNWFDDRSVHEVAWSENRFVKKYDLSREKFYVQYAGTMGYVFDYKMVLNVAEKLRDYKDIEFHMIGQGSQKDSFASEANDRGLTNIKFFPLEPQHMVADVYSTCSICLIPLKRGIIGNSVPSKAGLLMACNRAIVNSVDVDSDYYRIFNDNEIGISVSNNDPDAVTEAIIELFVDKDKRDNYAKKGQEFGERYYSRSVNTKKFIEIFEEMTKEK, encoded by the coding sequence ATGAAAAAAATTCTATTTATCTGTACTGAAGGCTTTGATACACCAGGCCCCTCTAATCATCTAATAAGTACATTAATAGAAGATTTATTGGAGAATGGGTTTCAAATAACTCTGATACAGAGTAGGAGACAACGAATAAATGATGATTTGCCAGATAGTCTAAAGGGCAAATCAAACTTAGAAGTAATTACAATAGATAGAAGGATTATTAGTAAGAGTTCATTTGTAAAAAGGTACTTTGAAGAGACAATTTATCACTTTAAGGCTTTCAAGAATTGGAAAAAAATAAAAGACGTTGATGCAGTTTTCATCCAATCATGTCCTACAGTCTTGTTTTCTATAGTATTGGCAAAAGTTTTCACGAGATATCCAATTCTTTATAGCATACAAGATATGTGGCCAGGGAGTGCAGTAAATAGTGGTGTATTAAGGAATAAGTTGATATCAAACTGTTTTTATGGTCTGCAAAAGTTCGCCTATAAATATAGTGATGTCTTAACTGTTATTTCTGAGGATATGAAAATGAAAGTTGTAGAACAAGGTGTCAATGAAGATAAAATATACCCAATTGTTAATTGGTTTGATGATCGGTCGGTTCATGAAGTTGCTTGGTCAGAGAATAGATTTGTAAAAAAGTATGATTTGAGTAGAGAAAAGTTCTATGTTCAATATGCGGGTACTATGGGATATGTTTTTGATTATAAAATGGTGCTTAATGTAGCAGAGAAATTGAGAGATTACAAAGATATCGAGTTTCATATGATAGGTCAAGGAAGTCAGAAAGATAGCTTTGCTAGTGAGGCAAACGATAGAGGATTAACTAATATAAAATTCTTTCCTCTTGAACCTCAACATATGGTTGCTGATGTATATAGTACTTGTTCTATTTGTTTGATTCCTTTGAAAAGAGGTATTATAGGTAATTCTGTTCCGAGTAAAGCGGGACTTTTGATGGCTTGTAATAGAGCCATAGTAAATTCAGTTGATGTAGACTCAGATTACTATAGGATTTTTAATGATAATGAAATAGGGATTTCAGTATCTAATAATGATCCAGATGCAGTTACAGAAGCTATAATTGAATTATTTGTAGATAAAGATAAACGAGATAATTACGCCAAAAAAGGTCAGGAATTTGGAGAAAGATACTACTCAAGAAGTGTTAATACGAAGAAGTTTATTGAAATCTTTGAAGAAATGACGAAGGAGAAGTGA
- a CDS encoding glycosyltransferase → MRVLVIGFTKIAYMPYMHFYINQLQKSNCDISLVCWDRDGKPDIDPPSGVKVFQHADYMLDSEPLAKKVPHFIKYRNYIKKIIKNNKFDLIIVLHSTPGVLLSDILTRKYTGKYILDYRDFTYENFGVYKKIIHKLVHNSIATFVSSKGYLKYLPISNNIFVSHNLLIHSINERNARKNIDRNVEPIRIRFWGFIRHVDVNKLLIDRLGNDLRFELHYHGREQESGQTLKKYVESNRIKNIFFHGEYKPDERINFAARTDLLHNIYENDIKTTYAMGNKYYDGLTFYIPQICNKGSFMGQEVESAGIGIMLDPNKMGFADQIFNYYNTLNWKNFNEKCDDKLRKIVEEYNNGMDVLQDILNGKKV, encoded by the coding sequence ATGAGAGTATTGGTAATTGGCTTCACGAAAATTGCATACATGCCTTATATGCACTTCTATATAAATCAACTTCAAAAATCAAATTGTGACATAAGTTTAGTTTGTTGGGACAGAGATGGAAAACCAGATATAGATCCACCAAGTGGGGTTAAAGTGTTTCAGCATGCTGATTATATGCTAGATAGTGAACCACTAGCTAAGAAAGTACCACATTTTATTAAATATAGAAATTATATAAAAAAAATAATTAAGAATAATAAATTTGACTTGATTATTGTTTTGCATTCAACACCTGGAGTATTATTATCTGATATTTTAACAAGAAAATATACAGGAAAATACATCCTAGATTATAGAGACTTTACCTACGAAAACTTTGGAGTATATAAAAAAATAATTCATAAACTTGTGCATAATTCAATAGCGACATTTGTAAGTTCAAAGGGCTATTTAAAATATCTTCCTATATCGAATAATATATTTGTTTCACATAATCTTCTGATACACTCTATCAACGAAAGAAATGCAAGAAAAAATATTGATAGAAATGTGGAGCCTATAAGGATTAGATTTTGGGGTTTTATTAGGCATGTAGATGTAAATAAACTTTTAATTGATAGATTAGGGAATGATCTAAGATTTGAATTGCATTATCATGGACGTGAACAAGAATCTGGACAAACTCTAAAAAAATATGTCGAAAGCAATAGAATTAAGAATATTTTTTTTCATGGTGAGTACAAACCAGATGAAAGAATTAATTTTGCTGCTAGAACGGACTTACTCCATAATATTTATGAAAATGATATTAAAACGACATATGCGATGGGAAATAAATATTATGACGGATTAACTTTTTATATACCTCAGATTTGCAACAAGGGTTCTTTTATGGGGCAGGAGGTAGAATCAGCTGGTATAGGGATTATGTTAGATCCAAATAAAATGGGCTTCGCAGATCAAATTTTCAATTATTATAATACACTAAATTGGAAAAATTTTAATGAAAAGTGCGATGACAAGTTAAGAAAGATAGTTGAAGAATATAATAACGGCATGGATGTGCTTCAAGATATATTAAATGGAAAGAAGGTATAG
- a CDS encoding glycosyltransferase codes for MIKPIISIVVPIYKVEDLIYRCVKSLINQTFDNIEIILVDDGSPDNCPKMCDEYAKEDSRITVIHKSNGGLSDARNAGLKAAKGDYVLFVDSDDYIELDSCEKFVNTIGNEKVDIVVAGAKKIIGEKISLMQPSQETINKQYKGSDYLEIELRNLNAKMAVWLNLYRRKFLLENNFLFKVGLLHEDEQWTPRVFLKSKNIIVLGYEFYNYIIRDDSISKAKDFTKNAEHIISIVNELLPIYKELDDKELKLLLNDYLVSIYLFAFKKGKLHLYGSNYTNKKFVFSCSKRTKNKIQSIFYVFSPILFVKCCEVIDFLKTRFMVSEYEHKRY; via the coding sequence ATGATAAAACCTATTATATCTATTGTAGTACCTATATATAAGGTAGAAGACCTTATATATAGATGCGTAAAGAGTTTAATAAATCAAACTTTTGATAACATAGAAATAATATTAGTTGATGATGGAAGTCCTGATAATTGTCCCAAAATGTGTGATGAGTATGCCAAAGAAGATTCTAGAATTACTGTCATACATAAATCTAATGGAGGACTATCAGATGCCAGAAACGCAGGATTAAAAGCTGCAAAAGGTGATTATGTATTATTTGTTGATTCTGATGATTATATCGAATTAGATTCATGTGAAAAGTTTGTAAATACAATTGGAAATGAAAAAGTGGATATTGTAGTTGCAGGGGCTAAAAAAATAATTGGAGAAAAAATATCCTTAATGCAACCATCACAAGAGACAATTAACAAGCAGTATAAAGGGTCAGACTACTTGGAAATTGAACTTAGAAATCTTAATGCTAAAATGGCAGTATGGTTAAATTTATATAGACGGAAATTTTTATTAGAGAATAATTTTTTATTTAAAGTAGGTCTATTACATGAGGATGAGCAATGGACTCCTAGAGTTTTTTTAAAGTCAAAGAATATTATAGTGTTAGGATATGAATTCTATAACTATATAATAAGAGATGATTCAATATCAAAAGCAAAGGATTTTACAAAAAATGCTGAACATATCATTTCTATAGTTAACGAGCTTTTACCTATTTATAAAGAACTTGATGATAAAGAATTGAAATTGCTTTTGAATGATTACCTAGTAAGCATATATTTATTTGCATTTAAAAAAGGAAAATTACATTTATATGGAAGTAATTATACGAATAAAAAATTTGTTTTTTCTTGTTCTAAAAGAACAAAAAACAAAATTCAATCTATTTTTTATGTTTTTAGTCCAATACTATTTGTTAAGTGTTGTGAAGTAATTGATTTTCTTAAAACAAGATTCATGGTTAGTGAATATGAACATAAAAGATATTGA
- a CDS encoding polysaccharide biosynthesis protein, which yields MFNNKTLLITGGTGSFGNVVLEKFLNTDIKEIRIFSRDEKKQDDMRRYYQNEKIKYYIGDVRDISSLRNAMHNVDYIFHAAALKQVPSCEFFPIEAVKTNVMGTDNVLTAAIEAGVKKVICLSTDKAAYPVNAMGISKALMEKTFIAKSRTVSPDRTLICGTRYGNVMASRGSVIPLFIEQIKSGQPITVTDPKMTRFIMSLEDAVDLVIYAFENAETGDIMVQKSPSCYIGDLAQALTELFKVDNEVKVIGTRHGEKRYEVLLTKEEAAKAIDKGNFYRIPADNRDLNYEKYLEQGSPKITLSDEYNSNNTRILTVAEIKERLLTLEEIREELCNWEAR from the coding sequence ATGTTCAATAATAAAACATTATTAATAACTGGTGGAACAGGTTCTTTTGGGAATGTAGTACTAGAAAAATTTTTAAATACGGATATTAAGGAAATTAGAATTTTTTCTCGGGATGAAAAAAAACAGGATGATATGAGGAGATATTATCAGAATGAAAAGATAAAGTATTATATTGGGGATGTTAGGGATATTTCAAGTTTGAGAAATGCAATGCATAATGTGGACTATATTTTTCATGCAGCAGCTTTAAAGCAAGTGCCTTCATGTGAGTTTTTTCCTATAGAAGCTGTAAAAACTAATGTTATGGGGACTGATAATGTATTAACTGCTGCAATAGAGGCAGGTGTAAAAAAAGTAATTTGTTTATCAACTGATAAAGCAGCTTATCCTGTAAATGCTATGGGGATATCTAAAGCATTAATGGAAAAGACTTTTATTGCAAAATCTAGAACTGTCTCACCGGATAGAACTTTAATATGCGGTACAAGATATGGTAATGTTATGGCTTCTAGAGGATCAGTTATTCCATTATTCATTGAACAGATAAAGAGTGGACAGCCAATTACGGTTACAGACCCTAAAATGACAAGGTTTATTATGAGCTTAGAGGATGCGGTTGATTTAGTTATTTATGCATTTGAAAATGCAGAAACTGGTGATATTATGGTTCAAAAATCACCATCATGCTATATTGGAGATTTAGCTCAAGCACTTACGGAACTCTTTAAAGTTGACAATGAAGTTAAAGTGATAGGTACACGACATGGTGAAAAAAGGTATGAAGTGTTGTTAACAAAGGAAGAGGCAGCAAAAGCTATTGATAAAGGTAATTTTTATAGAATACCTGCTGATAATAGAGATTTAAATTATGAAAAATATTTAGAGCAAGGGTCACCAAAGATAACTTTATCAGATGAGTATAACTCGAATAATACCAGAATATTAACTGTTGCTGAGATTAAAGAACGCTTGTTGACTTTAGAAGAAATTAGAGAAGAACTATGCAACTGGGAGGCTAGATAA
- a CDS encoding O-antigen polymerase has protein sequence MSILILVSSILMIFLAKIVIRKGIERDLIYIYLIWWGGWSFYSTFNPHEMYKVSSFTYALVLIHMWSFFIGFLIHKRSKIMITEYSVLDLEKSFDRYFINNKTYKIVTTLVLVLLTYYLYRYNLLLSIYGILESRSLRYGVGGVFSTAVEAHCFNYIISAFIYINMSVCAFSTLFKRIKTYSFYVSLMNVLFFSGIGAGRGTIVALLLFFFFAFIAHKNFYQSKKLSFNPKRLIILVASVLIFFSYMMYLTATRMGYKELTYDIFNKVIQSLFSQVGTYVIGAFRALDYVIQGNLFNEDIFWGRATLAWIDQLIGSFLNLFGLNYRVANYYIDNITKQTIRIGANHNHNALYTQILRFYLDFRLVGVILLSCIFGYYFHKTLLNYLKECTIQNMMISMIVFDAVIRGIMNFQLSTPAPILAIIILFLWNKKNKGFKNRRGIYFEKN, from the coding sequence ATGAGTATTCTTATTTTAGTGTCCTCTATATTGATGATTTTCTTAGCAAAAATTGTTATAAGAAAAGGCATCGAAAGAGATTTAATATATATATATTTAATTTGGTGGGGGGGATGGTCTTTCTACTCCACTTTTAACCCGCATGAGATGTATAAGGTGTCATCTTTCACTTATGCACTAGTTTTGATTCATATGTGGTCATTCTTTATTGGATTTTTAATTCATAAAAGATCAAAGATAATGATTACTGAATACTCCGTTCTAGATTTGGAAAAAAGTTTTGACAGGTATTTTATTAATAATAAAACATATAAAATAGTAACAACATTGGTACTTGTTTTACTGACATACTATTTGTACAGATATAATCTTTTACTCTCAATTTACGGGATTTTAGAATCAAGAAGCCTTAGATATGGTGTAGGAGGTGTATTTTCAACAGCAGTTGAAGCACACTGTTTTAATTACATTATTTCTGCTTTTATTTATATTAATATGTCTGTATGTGCATTCTCCACCCTATTTAAAAGGATTAAAACTTATTCATTTTATGTTTCCTTGATGAATGTTCTATTTTTTTCAGGTATTGGAGCGGGTAGAGGAACAATAGTTGCTTTATTACTGTTTTTCTTTTTTGCATTCATAGCGCACAAAAATTTTTATCAGTCTAAGAAATTGAGTTTTAATCCCAAAAGATTAATAATACTTGTGGCATCAGTACTGATATTTTTTTCGTATATGATGTATTTAACAGCAACAAGGATGGGATATAAAGAACTAACATATGATATTTTTAATAAAGTAATTCAATCATTGTTTTCTCAAGTAGGTACTTATGTTATTGGAGCGTTTAGAGCACTTGATTATGTAATTCAAGGAAACTTATTTAATGAGGATATTTTTTGGGGAAGAGCAACTTTAGCTTGGATAGACCAATTAATTGGTAGTTTTTTGAATCTATTTGGATTAAATTATAGAGTAGCGAATTATTATATAGATAATATAACGAAGCAAACCATAAGAATTGGAGCTAATCACAATCACAATGCCCTATACACTCAAATTTTAAGATTTTATTTAGATTTTAGATTAGTTGGAGTCATACTACTATCTTGCATATTTGGGTATTATTTTCATAAAACGCTTTTGAATTATCTAAAAGAGTGTACAATACAAAATATGATGATTTCAATGATTGTATTTGATGCTGTAATAAGAGGGATTATGAATTTTCAGCTAAGTACACCTGCACCAATTTTAGCGATAATTATTTTATTCTTATGGAACAAGAAGAATAAGGGTTTTAAGAATAGGAGAGGAATATATTTTGAAAAGAATTAG
- a CDS encoding capsular polysaccharide biosynthesis protein CapF: protein MKILVTGAKGFIGKNLIAELKNRKYDDIFKYERDSDPALLDKYCNEADFVFHLAGINRSKNQLEFMEGNFGFTLDLLDTLKKHKNNCPVMISSSIQAELDNPYGESKKAGEDLLFNYSKETGAKVLVYRFPNVFGKWARPNYNSVVATFCHNIAHDLSIQVNDPSVVMNLVYIDDVVNELINALEGNEAQIEEFCEVPVVHTITLGEIVDLIYSFKKSREERSVPDMSDVFTKKLYSTYLSYLPEDQFSYYLKMNVDQRGSFTEFLKTTDRGQVSVNISKPGIIKGNHWHHTKNEKFLVVSGKGVIRFRKIDSEEVLEYFVSGEKMEVVDIPTGYTHNIENLGDTDMVTIMWANESFNLEKPDTYFWEV, encoded by the coding sequence ATGAAAATATTAGTCACTGGGGCAAAGGGGTTTATAGGGAAAAATTTAATAGCAGAGCTTAAGAACAGAAAATACGATGATATTTTTAAGTATGAGAGAGATTCAGATCCTGCACTCCTTGATAAGTATTGTAATGAAGCTGATTTTGTATTTCATCTTGCAGGAATAAATCGCTCAAAGAATCAATTAGAGTTTATGGAGGGAAACTTTGGATTTACTTTAGATTTATTAGATACGTTAAAGAAGCATAAGAATAATTGTCCAGTAATGATTTCTTCATCTATTCAAGCAGAACTAGATAATCCTTATGGTGAAAGTAAAAAGGCAGGAGAAGATCTATTATTTAACTATAGCAAAGAAACCGGAGCAAAAGTGCTTGTTTATAGATTTCCTAATGTGTTTGGTAAATGGGCTAGGCCTAACTATAATAGTGTTGTTGCGACGTTTTGTCACAACATTGCGCATGACTTATCGATACAAGTGAACGATCCAAGCGTTGTAATGAATCTTGTTTATATCGATGATGTAGTAAATGAGCTGATTAATGCTTTAGAAGGTAATGAGGCTCAAATAGAAGAATTTTGTGAAGTACCGGTAGTACATACTATAACTCTAGGAGAGATAGTGGATTTGATTTATTCATTTAAGAAGAGTAGAGAAGAACGGTCAGTTCCAGACATGTCCGATGTTTTTACAAAAAAACTCTACAGTACATATTTGAGTTATTTACCTGAAGATCAATTTAGTTACTACTTAAAGATGAATGTAGATCAGAGAGGATCCTTCACAGAATTCTTAAAGACTACAGATAGAGGACAAGTTTCTGTAAACATATCAAAACCAGGCATTATAAAAGGAAATCACTGGCACCATACGAAGAATGAGAAGTTTTTAGTTGTAAGCGGTAAAGGTGTTATTCGTTTTAGAAAAATTGATTCTGAAGAAGTGTTGGAGTACTTCGTGAGTGGAGAAAAGATGGAAGTCGTGGATATACCAACAGGTTATACACATAATATTGAAAACTTGGGAGATACAGATATGGTAACTATTATGTGGGCAAATGAGTCCTTTAATCTAGAAAAACCTGATACTTACTTTTGGGAGGTATAA